Part of the Labilibaculum antarcticum genome, GGAATTTTATGCCTATCATGGTTGTTTTAAGGCAGAGCAAATTGTCGGTAATAAGTTTATCGTGTATGTCCGCATGGAGTATAACGCCGAAAAGGCCGTAAAATCAGATTCTATTGGTGATGCCTTAAATTATCAGCGTGCTTACGAAATGATTAAGGAGCAATTGCAAATTAAATCTCATTTGCTGGAACATGTTGGCGAGAGAATTTTAGATGTTTTGTATAAAAATTTCGACGAATTAGAGCATGCAACAGTAAAAGTATCTAAAATGAATCCTCCAATGGGAGGCCAAATTGAAAAAGTGAGCCTAACTTTGTCTCGTTAATTCTTTGATTAGGTCTGTATTGCAAAATATAGTGATATTTTTATTACAAAAGCTGAAAAAAGTTTGCGGGAGTAAAACAGAAATTTATATCTTTGCAACGCCTTAACAGGAAATAAGGTCTCTTGGCCGAGTGGCTAGGCAACGGTCTGCAAAACCGTCTACGGCGGTTCGAATCCGCCAGAGACCTCTATAAAAACGCTTAACTTGCTAAAAGTTAAGCGTTTTGTTTTTTATGCCTGACGGTTTCTTTATTTTACTCCAATAGAACTTCTTCTTTACAGGAATATGAAATATAGCCACACAGTTACTAAAACTATGTGGCTTTTGCTTTTTTAGACACTGTCCCGCAAAGTGTGTAAGTGGTATTTCCAGGGTTAGACTTTAGTTGCTCTGTGTAAACCTTCCTGCAATTTGCATGCTATAATCGACAGCCTTTATACTGCTTCCTGTAAACCGCATGAGCAAAGAGTTCTATTCGCTTGTTTTTGCATGGTATCGCCACCTACGGGGCTCTTTTTTGTTGATTGTCCGTTATCTACCCTATTATCGCTCCTCTGGAGCTGTTAATAATCCCGTAGGGATGTAAATAGGCTAGGTCTGTAAGCACGAAAGAAAATAATATAATGGCGAATTTATCCGGTTAGTAATGATTTGAAAAGACAAATCGAATTACACACTTGGGTTTTTTATTGGCACTTGTACCATATGGTACAGTTTTTTTAATTTGAAAGCCAGATCTTTGTTAAAGATCAAACAAAATAAAAGAGAAAATTAAAATAGCTAGCTAGTGAACAGATCACGAAAGTGGCGGATAAAAAAAGGAGTAAAAAATGACGATAGCTAAGGTTTGGATTGAAGATGGTTGTATTGCCTGCGGTATTTGTGAGGAGATTTGTCCTGAAGTTTTTGTGGTAGACGATGTGTCTAACGTGAAATTGAATGTTGATTTTAATGAGTACGCATCAGGAATAAAAGCGGCCGCGGATGCTTGTCCGGTTGAGGTAATAAAATACGAATAGGATGCTGTTGGAATAAAATTGGTACTAGTTAGCCAATTGGGAAGGTAGATATTTGTAGATAGTAACACAAAACCAAGTTAAAACAGTAAATCATGGAGATAAGAAAGATATTTGAAACAGAAGCTTTTATAAACAATCATGGGGTTGAAGCTAGAAAGTTTTACCAAAATGAACACATGATGATGATACACCTGAATTTAAAGCCGGGTGATGTAATAAGCAAGCATGCTGCCCCTTTAGATATTTGCTTTTTGGTTTTGGAAGGCCAGGGAATTGTTCAAATTGGTGATGAAAGCAAAGAAGTAGAAGCGAATACCCTAATTGAGAGTCCTGCAAATGCTGGTCATGGATGGAGGAATGAGAGTGATGCTACATTGCGAATTTTGGTAATAAAAACACCAAATCCTGCTTGGCTTAAAAATAAGTAGCTGCTGAGTTTATAAAAATGAATAGCTCATTTGCTGAAAAGTGAGTGAGCTATACTTTTTGAGACAAGGCTTTATGTTATTGTGCTAGTGCTTTTTATGATTTATTTAACAAACTTTAAGTTTAGAATCGATCATATTTTTGATTTTAAAGAAGCTGTAATTACATATTTTTTTATATTTGTTAGAACCAACACGAATGGAGCCAGTAGTAAAGTCTGGTTCATAGTGAATGTCTAATTTAAATATCAGAAATATGATTTTTTTCAAAAATAACGATAACGGCCCCAAAACAAGTTACACACCTCTTGAGTTAATGACCGAGATGGCGAAACGTGATGATATCCTGCTGATTGATGTTCGAGAAACAAATGAATTGGCCAAAGCTGGTATCGAAAATGCAATGCACATTCCCATGGGAGAAATTCAAGATAGACTTCCGCTTTTACCAAAGGATAAGGACATGGTGATTTTCTGCCATTTAGGATTTAGAAGCAAGCAGGTAAGAAACTATCTGCATAAAGTAGGATATCACAGAGCGGCGAACCTAAAAGGTGGATTGAATCGTTGGAATCGTGAAATGAAAAAGAATCAAAGCCAACTTGCTGAGGTGGAATAGTACTTGGATAAGATATAATAGAGGCTCAATAACTTAGGTTGTTGAGCCTTTTTTCTTTTTAACAAGGGCAATAAAATAAACCCCAAAGATCACAAAGTAATATGAGCTTATTGTACCTTATCGAGGTACTTTGAGTAGCCTTTGTGGTAAAAATTTTACACAAATCGTTCTCGTTTTTGCATGTTGATTAAACTCCAAAGAATTGAAATGACAGAGCCGGCAACAAGCATCATTCGGTTTTGAGAGAGTACATTTTGCCAAATGCTGTAACTCATATCTCCGGGAACATCGAAGGGGTTTAAGAAAATGTTCCATTTGCTTGCTTGGAGAGTTTCTGAGAGGATAAAAAAGACGAGGCCGATAATTATCATCACAACTGCGGCCCCACTCGCATTTTTAATAAGAGTGGCCAATAAAAATGCCAGACTGGCTAAAAAAAGTAGGCAGTACATCAGTTCGTAAACCATATGAAATACCGATATGCGAATAAGGGTAAATACTGTGATCCATGACATCAGACACATTAATAAAAACAAAAGTAACACGCTAAGTGCAAAACGGACCAAATACACTTTATACCTATAGTTGGGAATACCGAATAGAATTTCGAGCATTCGGCTATCCTTATCGCTTTGTATGTTGTAGATAACGGGGTAGAATAAAATCAGAATTCCCGGAAATATTAAGCTTCCGTAAATGTCTGCTTCATCCGGACTTGAATCAGTAAACAGCATGATGCCTGTCACCATCAGGTAAAAGGCAAAGGCGGCAATCAGGAAATAGATGAATTTATTCGCAAATATAATTTTGATGTTATAGCGTATAAAATCGGCTGTAAGTATCAGTTTTTCTTTCATTGTTATTGTTTTTTTACCACAAAGGGAACCCAAAGTACGACACAAAGTCGCACAAAGTTTTTTGTCATTTTAGTTTTTGTATCCACAATAGTGTGACCGCAACGCTTTATTTTTATGTGTTTCCCATGAACTTGCCTGTTTTTCTTTGTGTACTTCGTGATATCCTTCGTTTACCTTCGTGGTTAACCCTTTTTTAATTTTTCACCACAAAGGGAGCCCAAAGTACGGCGCAAAGTCACACAAAGTTTTTTGTTGTATTGTAAATATTCTTAGTGATCAAATCATCTTTATTAATTCTTTTTTAGCTGTTTGACTTATTTCTTGTTTTCCTTTGTGTTCTTCATGAATTCCTTCGTTTACCTTCGTGGTTAACCCTTTTTTAATTTTTCACCACAAAGGGAACCCAAAGTACGGCGCAAAGTCACACAAAGTTTTTTGTTGTATTGTAAATATTCTTAGTGATCAAATCATCTTTATTAATTCTTTTTTAGCTGTTTGACTTATTTCTTGTTTTCCTTTGTGTTCTTCATGAATTCCTTCGTTTACCTTCGTGGTTAACCCTTTTTTAATTTTTCACCACAAAGGGAACCCAAAGTACGGCGCAAAGTCACACAAAGTTTTTTGTTGTATTGTAAATATTCTTAGTGATCAAATCATCTTTATTAATTCTTTTTTAGCTGTTTCACCTATCTCTTATTATCCTTTGTGTTCTTCGTGATATCCTTCGTTTGCCTTTGTGGTTAAGCTTTTTCTTCTTTCTCGTTTAGCAAACACAAATAAGCATCTTCCAAATTTGCTTTTGTATTTACAGCATTGTATCCTGGATATTCATCGGCCAAGCAGCGAACACGAATCTGATCTTTGTCGCGCATATGATGAATGATGACGTGCTTGGTTTTTAACTCCTCGAACTCTTCCAGAGATACTGTTAGCATCCACACTTTTTTATCGGCAATTCCGGCCATGTGAATCGGTTCGCCTAAATATTTCAGTTCCCCTTTTTTCATTACACCAACGCGGTTACACGAACTGGCAACATCTTCGATAATATGGGTTGAGAAAATCACGATTCTGTCTTTACTAAGTTCAACCAATAGGTTTCTGAATCGAATTCGCTCCCGAGGATCAAGTCCGGCAGTAGGCTCATCAACCACCAATATTCTTGGCAGGTGAAGAAGAATTTGAGCAATCCCGATTCGTTGCTTCATTCCCCCTGAAAAGGAACCGATCTTATTGTCTTTCTGATCGATCATGTGAACGGCTTTCAGAACATATTCCACACGTTCCCTTCTTTCGGCATTGTTATTCAGTTTTTTCAGAATTCCCATGTAATTTAAGAAATCCCAGGCACTCATATTTTCATACATACCAAATTCCTGTGGCAGATAACCTATTAGTCCTTGTAACTCTTCCCGCTTTTCGATTACATCAATGCCGTTAATGGTAATTTGTCCGTAGCTCTGTTCCAGAATACCACAAATAATTCTCATCAGGGTAGATTTACCAGCACCATTCGGCCCAAGTAATCCGAACATTCCGTTTTCGATATTGAAGGATACTCCCTTAACTGCTTTAAACGGAATTTTCTTTTTCCCGATGATTGGGATGATTAAAACGAAGCGGTAGAAGAATTTACGAATCCCGCTGAATCGACCTTTAACCCGGTTAACATTTATCTTTTCGCGATAAATTTTATTCGAAGATACTTTTATCAGCAAAGCCAGATACCAGAAAAAGGCCAGAGGAATAATGAGTCCAAGCAGCTCGTATTTCTGATAAAAATACCCGAATACGAATACTGGGAATATCCAGTAAATGATTTTATGAATTGCATAAATAAATCGCCGTATCCATTGCTTACTGCTTTCTTTTTTTAGATGATTACGGTACTCCATAACCGGCGCCATAAAATGCAAAAGCATAATTTGGAATAGGATAGACAAGCCCAGTAACCAATACTTGTTTTCGAGATGATAGTAAATAAAAAAGATGAAGAAACCAGCCAGAGGCAATTGCCAAATTAAGGTAACGAAATCACGCAGGGAAGAATAGGATTCTTTTAAGCCCAATCGTTCTCTTATTTTAAGTCCCGATTTCCATTCACGGGTAAAACGACCATCCCACTCGTATATTTTTACCAAATTTCTGATCTCGATGTGCAGTGCTTCATCAGGATCGATCAGCTTTTCGTTGGCTTTTCGCAAACTGGTCTGAATAAAATAGATGCATGCCGGTACCGATAAAAGAAGGAGTAAGAAAGTAATTATCTGCCAAATCTTGCTATCCACTTCGGTGTAAATAAAATACGTTCCGATGATCCAAATGGCCATTTGAACAGCTTTTACCAAAACGGGCTGACTCTGTATCCAGTTTAAGCTGGTTCGCAAGCCTACGTAAAGAGTTGGGATAAAAACCAGGGTGAGAACTGTACTTAAGCTTAGGCCACCAATAACGGTAATGGCAAAAGGAGCTCCCAATTGTGTTACATATTCTCCACGCCCAAGAGCCAGCGGCAGCAATGCAATAATGGTGGTGATGGCTGTAATCAGAATAGGGCGGATTCGTGCCAATCCGGCCATCATTAAAGCTCTAGATTCCCGATATCCTCTTTTTTGAAGCACATTGGAATAATCGATCATGATAATTCCGTTGTTCACCACAATGCCTAAAAGAATGATTAATCCGATAAAAACATTCGCGTTCATCAGCGGAGTTCCGGTTAAAATTAATGCTATCAGCGATCCGATGGCGGCCATAGGAATGGAAAACATCATGACAATTGGCATCGTAAACGATTCGAATACGGAAGCTAAGATCATAAATATCAAAATAATCGCCATCAGAAAAAGAAAGCCAAATTCAGCCAATGTGTTTTCTTCATGAACAATCTCGAGCGCAATGCCCGAAGGAATATTCATACGCGCCACCAATTCGTCAATTTCTACCCGCGAGGCAGTTAGGAGATCTTTTTCGTCGTTTATTTCATCAATAAATCGATATTCAACTTCGAGTTGTTTTTCCTGATTTGTTCTTTTTATAGTCGACAAGCCGTCGGTAAAATTCAGATTGCTGATATTTTGCAATTCGAATTCGGCACCTTGCGTTCCTCTTACCACAAGCTTACGCAGATCGGCAGCATCTCTTGTTTCCTGCTCCGTATCACCTAGTGTTTTTATGATGATATCGTACTCTTCGGTGCCTTGTTTGAATTTTACACCACTTGAAAATTCTTTTTGGAAGGAGTTCAATTCCGACAATACCGAGTTGACCGGAATATCGTAAATAGCCATTATTTGTTTGTCCAATTCCAGAACCAATTCGGGACGTTTGGCTGGATTTCTGACCGAAACATTTTGAATGGAGCTTAGTTGACCTAAATAGTACTCTAAATCTTCCGAAACGTCGAGCATTTTATCGAAATCCTGACCTTTAATAATCAGCTTTTCTTTCTGGGTTCCCATGCCCAACATTTGCATGAAAGCATTGTCGCCACCAAATCCTCCACCACCTCCTCCGCCAAATCGGCGGCTAGTGGCCGGAGGATCCCAACTAAAGGATGCCCGTGGTAGATTATCAACACGTTCCAGAATATTTTTCTTAATTCCAGGCACCGAAAGATTCTGTTTGTCCCTGTAATCATCAACAAGTTTGATGGTTAAGATTGCTTCCTCTTCGTAAACCTGACTGGTGATGTCTTTTTTCTCTTGAATTGAATCCAATCTTTGTTCTACTTCCCGAATTAATAAATCGGTGTTTTCGAGTGTGGTTCCCGCAGGAAGTGTCACGTAAAGTTTCAAATCTTCAGTCTCAGCTTCCGTGTTCGAAATCATGCTTAAGCCTAAACTGATCAGTAAAGTAATGAAAAACAGTCCTAAGGCGGCGAGAATAGTTTTCCCGGGAAATCGCATGCACGATTTAAGTGTTACTAAATAGATTTGTACCAGTCGGTTGTGTAATGAAATGTTTTCGAAATTAAGGGTACGTGAAGCTTTTTTTCTTTTCAGGAAAGAGTGGGTAATCATTGGAATCAGAAGCAGAGCAACGACTAAGGATACCAGCAAAGTGGAGATGATGGAAACTCCTATGTGTTTTCCCATTAATCCGATCAAGAAGTTGGATGAAAACAGAAAGGGTAAAAATACGGTGATTGTTGTTAGTGTCGCTGCAAAAATGGATCGCCAAACTTCTCTGGTTCCCTGAATAACTGCCGTGTCCGGATCTTTATTTTGACCAGCCAAGCGGTAAATGTTTTCGAGAACCACAATGCTGTTATCGAGCAGCATACCAATTGCGAGCGCCATTCCCAAAAGGGTAAGGGTGTTGATGCTAATATCGTAGGCATAGAAAAAATTAAATGCGGTATAAACCGAAATCGGTATCGCCAGGGCAATTACAGCTACCAAACGAATATTTTTAAGGAATATCCAAAGAACGAAAATTGCCAATATTCCCCCAATTAAGGCCAGCTCGATAATTAAATCGATATTTGTTTTCATGGTTTCGGCACTGTTCGTTTGCACCACCATGCTAATATCTTTGCCTGCGAACTCCTCGTTTATCTCTTCAATTTTTTCAATTACATTGTCTGCTAAATCGATAATGTTCGATTGAGAATCTTGTGTTAGTTGAAGGGTAACGGCTTCTTTTCCGTTCACCCGGCTGTAAGAGGTTTCTTCTTTAACTCCAAAATGAATGTTTGCAATGTCTTTCAGTTTGATATTGCCAGCTTCTTTAACAACGAGTTCATTCAATTCTGAAATGTTGGAAAATTCGGAGACAACATTAACAAAGTGCATCTTGTCGTTTTCGATAACATTCCCAGCAAAACTCCGCATGTTTTTGTTTTGATTAAGAACGGAGCGAACATCCGAGGGACTGATGCCATAACTCTTGCAAACATCATCTTTTAGGATGATCTCGACGGATTTTTCGCGCCCTCCAAAAACAGCAACATTGGCAATGCCATTAATGTTTTGAATTTTATCGACTATTTCATTTTCGGTAACTTGGCGAACCCGGTCAACACCTCCACCTCCACGAACCTGAATATTCATGAACATGTTGGTGAGTTGTTCCATATCGACTTTATGCACCTGCACTCCGAATTCCTGTGGAAGATCTTTCCTTTTTGCCGCAACTTTTTCGGCCAGTTTTAAATAAGCATATTTAAGATTGGTTCCCTGTTCGAAAGAGATTTGGATGCTTCCTCTTTGTTGACCGGCAGTAGAGACTATCTTTTCAACGCCTTCCATTCCTCCAACCACTCCTTCTAAAGGAATAATTGCTTCACTCTCCATATAGCGTGGATCCACCTCCATACTAGTTCCCACCTGCACAAACAGCATAGGAAGTGTTGCGTTTGGAAGCAATTCAACAGGCAATTGCTTGTAGGAGAAAAACCCCAACATGCTAAGTGCTGTGAAGAGCATTGCAATTAAAACCTTTCTTTTTATAATGAAGTTCATTTTATTCTTTTTAATCAGTCCTGTTAAAGTCCCCTCTTGAGAGGGGATACAGGGGAGTGTTTTTATGTAATGAACATCCCCCTAAA contains:
- a CDS encoding rhodanese-like domain-containing protein — its product is MIFFKNNDNGPKTSYTPLELMTEMAKRDDILLIDVRETNELAKAGIENAMHIPMGEIQDRLPLLPKDKDMVIFCHLGFRSKQVRNYLHKVGYHRAANLKGGLNRWNREMKKNQSQLAEVE
- a CDS encoding efflux RND transporter permease subunit, with the protein product MNFIIKRKVLIAMLFTALSMLGFFSYKQLPVELLPNATLPMLFVQVGTSMEVDPRYMESEAIIPLEGVVGGMEGVEKIVSTAGQQRGSIQISFEQGTNLKYAYLKLAEKVAAKRKDLPQEFGVQVHKVDMEQLTNMFMNIQVRGGGGVDRVRQVTENEIVDKIQNINGIANVAVFGGREKSVEIILKDDVCKSYGISPSDVRSVLNQNKNMRSFAGNVIENDKMHFVNVVSEFSNISELNELVVKEAGNIKLKDIANIHFGVKEETSYSRVNGKEAVTLQLTQDSQSNIIDLADNVIEKIEEINEEFAGKDISMVVQTNSAETMKTNIDLIIELALIGGILAIFVLWIFLKNIRLVAVIALAIPISVYTAFNFFYAYDISINTLTLLGMALAIGMLLDNSIVVLENIYRLAGQNKDPDTAVIQGTREVWRSIFAATLTTITVFLPFLFSSNFLIGLMGKHIGVSIISTLLVSLVVALLLIPMITHSFLKRKKASRTLNFENISLHNRLVQIYLVTLKSCMRFPGKTILAALGLFFITLLISLGLSMISNTEAETEDLKLYVTLPAGTTLENTDLLIREVEQRLDSIQEKKDITSQVYEEEAILTIKLVDDYRDKQNLSVPGIKKNILERVDNLPRASFSWDPPATSRRFGGGGGGGFGGDNAFMQMLGMGTQKEKLIIKGQDFDKMLDVSEDLEYYLGQLSSIQNVSVRNPAKRPELVLELDKQIMAIYDIPVNSVLSELNSFQKEFSSGVKFKQGTEEYDIIIKTLGDTEQETRDAADLRKLVVRGTQGAEFELQNISNLNFTDGLSTIKRTNQEKQLEVEYRFIDEINDEKDLLTASRVEIDELVARMNIPSGIALEIVHEENTLAEFGFLFLMAIILIFMILASVFESFTMPIVMMFSIPMAAIGSLIALILTGTPLMNANVFIGLIILLGIVVNNGIIMIDYSNVLQKRGYRESRALMMAGLARIRPILITAITTIIALLPLALGRGEYVTQLGAPFAITVIGGLSLSTVLTLVFIPTLYVGLRTSLNWIQSQPVLVKAVQMAIWIIGTYFIYTEVDSKIWQIITFLLLLLSVPACIYFIQTSLRKANEKLIDPDEALHIEIRNLVKIYEWDGRFTREWKSGLKIRERLGLKESYSSLRDFVTLIWQLPLAGFFIFFIYYHLENKYWLLGLSILFQIMLLHFMAPVMEYRNHLKKESSKQWIRRFIYAIHKIIYWIFPVFVFGYFYQKYELLGLIIPLAFFWYLALLIKVSSNKIYREKINVNRVKGRFSGIRKFFYRFVLIIPIIGKKKIPFKAVKGVSFNIENGMFGLLGPNGAGKSTLMRIICGILEQSYGQITINGIDVIEKREELQGLIGYLPQEFGMYENMSAWDFLNYMGILKKLNNNAERRERVEYVLKAVHMIDQKDNKIGSFSGGMKQRIGIAQILLHLPRILVVDEPTAGLDPRERIRFRNLLVELSKDRIVIFSTHIIEDVASSCNRVGVMKKGELKYLGEPIHMAGIADKKVWMLTVSLEEFEELKTKHVIIHHMRDKDQIRVRCLADEYPGYNAVNTKANLEDAYLCLLNEKEEKA
- a CDS encoding cupin domain-containing protein, coding for MEIRKIFETEAFINNHGVEARKFYQNEHMMMIHLNLKPGDVISKHAAPLDICFLVLEGQGIVQIGDESKEVEANTLIESPANAGHGWRNESDATLRILVIKTPNPAWLKNK
- the folB gene encoding dihydroneopterin aldolase — encoded protein: MGIIELEGMEFYAYHGCFKAEQIVGNKFIVYVRMEYNAEKAVKSDSIGDALNYQRAYEMIKEQLQIKSHLLEHVGERILDVLYKNFDELEHATVKVSKMNPPMGGQIEKVSLTLSR
- a CDS encoding ferredoxin; the encoded protein is MTIAKVWIEDGCIACGICEEICPEVFVVDDVSNVKLNVDFNEYASGIKAAADACPVEVIKYE